TGACCGATCACCTTGGGCACCGGACGCGGGCCCCAGCCCTCGTCGGCCACCGCGAACTCGGGCGCCGTGCCGATCGCAAAGGTCGGGATGATATCGAGGCTGAACGCGTTGGCGTGATCGTTGTAGACCAGAAAGATCACGTCCGGCTTTTGATCCTTCAGCCACTGCTTGGAGAATTCGTAGCCCTTGAAGACCGGTTGCCAGTATGGCTCAGCGGTCTTGCCAAGGTCGAGCGCAGCCCCGACGGCCGGCACGTGCGAGGTGTAGACGCTGGCAGTGATACGGGCCATCACTTCTTCTCCCCAATGTAGCGATTGCCTTCGGCGGAGCGGCCGCCGCTGACCATCATGTTTCGGTATTCTTCCTCGCTCATGCCGGTCATGCTGCCGGCCATCTGCTGGAAGCTCTTGCCGTCGGTCGCGCCGATCTTGGCGAGGAAGTAGATGTTGCCGCCGAGCGCGATGCAGCGATTGAGGTCGCGCGCCAGCACCGCCTGCTTCTGCTCCTCGCTCATCGGCCATTCGTCGAGATAGGCGCGTTCATTGGCCTTGAAGCGGGCGCGGTTCTCCGCCTTCATCAGCGACATGCAGAACTGGTTCAGGTGATAGCCCTGGCGCGACATGTCGGCGTCGAAGATCGTGGTGCCGGGGACATCCTTGTAGGGTTTGTCGAGTGACATGGGATTAGCCTCCTCAGGAATGTTCGGGCCAGTACAGCCGCATCGGGTTGTCGACCAGCAGCTTGTGCTGCAGTTCGGGCGTGACCGCAATGTGCGGAATGAAATCGACCAGCAGGCCGTCGTCGGGCATGTGGTCCTTCAGGTTGGGATGCGGCCAGTCGGTGCCCCAGAGCACGCGATCGGGGAACGTCTCGACGATCCGCCGCGCGAACGGGATGACGTCGCGGTAGGCGTTCTGCTCGCCATTCAGCGCCGGCGGCCCCTTGACCGTCAGCCGCTCCGGACAGCTGACCTTGGACCAGACGTTGGGATGTTCCCGCATGAATTTCACGAACAGCTCGAATTCCGGACCGTCGACCGGCTTGCCGACGTCAGGCCGGCCCATGTGGTCGACGACGATGGTGGTCGGCAGCGCGGTGAAGAAATCCCACAATTCGGGCAGATCGACCGCCTCGAAATAGATCACGACATGCCAGCCCAGTTTCGCGATGCGGCCGGCAATCTCGATCAACTCCTCCTTCGGCGTGAAATCGACCAGGCGCTTGACGAAGTTGAAGCGCACGCCGCGCACGCCGGCGTCGTGCATCGCGCGAAGCTCGGCGTCGCCGATGCTGCGCTTGACGGTCGCGACGCCGCGCGCCTTGCCGCCGGAATGGGTCAGCGCGTCGACCATCGCGCGGTTGTCGGCACCGTGACAGGTGGCCTGCACCACGACGTTGCGCGCAAAGCCGAGATGGTCGCGCAGCGCATAGAGCTGCTGCTTGGAGGCGTCGCAGGGCGTGTATTTCCGCTCCGGCGCGAAGGGAAACTCGGCGCCGGGCCCGAACACATGGCAATGCGCGTCGACTGAGCCTGCCGGCACCTTGAACCGGGGTTTCGAGGGGCCGGCGTACCAGTCCAGCCAGCCAGGGGTCTTGGTAAATTGGGTCTTCTGCAATTCCATCGCGGTCTGTCTCATTCTTTTGACTTGAGCTTGCCGAGGATGCGGTCGGCCTCGGTGCGCCAGTCGGGGCTGCGCGCAAATTCCTTGGCGCCTTTCGGACCGAACAGGCCCTCGTCGGCGAGATCGGCGACCCAGGCCTGACGTTCGGCGGTACCCTGCGCCGACCACGGCGTCAGCCCGATCTCGCGGACGGTTTCCGCCACCTCGCGCACCTCTTCGGCGCGCCGCCGGCCGTGCTCGATGACGCGCTGGAAGAAGTAGGCGCCCTGCTTCTCCCAGTTGATGCTTGGGAAAGTCTCCGCCAGCGAGGCCAGCACCGCGTCCTCGACGCCGTAGGCGCGCGCAGTGGTGAAACTCTCGATCACCATGGCTTCCATGCCCTTGATCATGATGCTGCGGCACATCTTGACGGCAGAGGCAACGCCAAGCTGGTCGCTGGCGACCTTGGCGTCGAAGCCGAGTTCCACCAGCAACGGCGCAAGCTCGCGGGCGCCGGAGCCGCCGAGCAGCAACGGCACCTTGATGCGGTACGGCGGGACCGAAGTCATGACCGCGCCCTCGACATAGCGTCCGCCGGCGCCGTCGATCAGGGCCGCGGCGCGCCGCTTCGCACCCGGTGAGGCCGAGTTGAAGTCGAGGAACCAGGCGCCTTTCTTCACTGCCGGTGCGCAAGCCTGCGCCACCGGCACCGCCTGGCTCGCCGTGACCGCGGAAACGATGAAGTCGGCCTGCGCGGCGAGATCGGCATGCGACGACGCCAGCGCGACGCCGATGCCGGCGGCGTGATCCTGCAGCGGCTTGGCCCTGTTGTCGCCGAGCTTGATGTCATAGGCGCTGACCCGGACGCCGTCCTTGCGCAGATCTTCGGCCAGAATCCGGCCCACCTCGCCGTAGCCGACGAGGCCGACATGCCATTGGTTGGAAGCAACCGACATCGGCGATCAATCTATGTATCGGAGGCCGGCCTTCGCGAGCGGCTCCCGCATGTTGTACATGTCGAGGCCAAGCACGCCGGCCGCGAGCTTGGCGCGCTTGTCGCCTTCATTGGCCTCGCGCGCTTCGGCGGCATCCGCCGCCTGTTGGGCGATGGCGGCGGGAACCACGACCACGCCGTCCGGATCGGCGACGATCACGTCGCCCGGATTGACCTGCGCGCCGGCGCAGACCACCGGGATGTTCACCGAGCCCAGCGTTGCCTTCACCGTGCCCTTGGCGCTGATCGCCCTGGAGAACACCGGGAACTGCATTTCGGTCAGGTCCTTCACATCACGCACGCCGCCATCGATGATCAGGCCCTTGGCCCCGCGGGCGCGGAAGCTGGTCGCCAGCAGGTCGCCGAAGAAGCCGTCGGTGTTCTCGGCGGAGCAGGCGGCGACCACCACGTCGCCCGGCTGCAGCTGCTCGGCGACCACATGCATCATCCAGTTGTCGCCGGGATGCAGCAGCACGGTGACCGCGGTTCCGCAGGTGTGCGCGTCCGCATAGATCGGCCGCATATAGGGCTGCATCAGGCCGACGCGTCCCATCGCCTCGTGGATGGTGGCGACGCCGAAGCGCGACAGCTTCTCGACCGCCGCCTTGTCCGCGCGAACGATGTTGCGCTTGACGACGCCGAGATTGTTCAAGGGAACGCTCATGCTACTTGCCTTTCGCCTTCAACGCCGCGTCGAGGCGCGGAAACACCCGCCGCGCATTACCCTCGTAAACCTTCTGCTTGTCCTGCGCGCTGAGGATGGTCGAGGCCTCGATGTAGCGCTTGGTATCGTCGTAATTGAAGCCGGTTTCAGGGTCGATCCCCTTCACCGCGCCGATCATCTCGCTGGCGAACAGGATGTTGTCGACCGGGATTACCTTGGTCAGAAGGTCGATGCCGGGCTGGTGATAGACGCAGGTGTCGAAGAAGATGTTCTTCAGCAGGTGCTCCTTCAAGAGCGGCTTCTTCAGCTCCTGCGCCAGGCCGCGGAAACGGCCCCAGTGATAGGGCACCGCGCCGCCGCCATGCGGGATCAGGAACTTCAGCGTCGGAAAATTCCTGAACAGATCCGAGGTCAGGCACTGCATGAAGGCCGTGGTGTCGGCATTCAGATAATGCGCGCCGGTGGTGTGGAAGCAGGAGTTGCAGCTGGTGGAGACGTGGATCATGGCAGGGATGTCGAGTTCCACCATCTTCTCGTAGATCGGATACCAGTGCCGGTCCGACAGCGGCGGCGAGGTCCAGTGCCCGCCCGACGGATCGGGATTCAGATTGATGCCGACGAAGCCGTAGTCCCTGACGCATTTTTCCATCTCGGGAATGCACGTCTTCGGATCGACGCCCGGCGACTGCGGCAGCATCGCGGCGCCGATGAAACTGTCCGGAAACAGCCGGGCGACGCGCGCGCACAGCTCGTTGCAGATCGCCGCCCAGGTCGACGATACGTTGAAGTCGCCGATGTGGTGCGCCATGAAGCTGGCGCGCGGGCTGAAGATGGTGAGGTCG
The genomic region above belongs to Bradyrhizobium sediminis and contains:
- the ligA gene encoding protocatechuate 4,5-dioxygenase subunit alpha → MSLDKPYKDVPGTTIFDADMSRQGYHLNQFCMSLMKAENRARFKANERAYLDEWPMSEEQKQAVLARDLNRCIALGGNIYFLAKIGATDGKSFQQMAGSMTGMSEEEYRNMMVSGGRSAEGNRYIGEKK
- a CDS encoding amidohydrolase family protein, with amino-acid sequence MRQTAMELQKTQFTKTPGWLDWYAGPSKPRFKVPAGSVDAHCHVFGPGAEFPFAPERKYTPCDASKQQLYALRDHLGFARNVVVQATCHGADNRAMVDALTHSGGKARGVATVKRSIGDAELRAMHDAGVRGVRFNFVKRLVDFTPKEELIEIAGRIAKLGWHVVIYFEAVDLPELWDFFTALPTTIVVDHMGRPDVGKPVDGPEFELFVKFMREHPNVWSKVSCPERLTVKGPPALNGEQNAYRDVIPFARRIVETFPDRVLWGTDWPHPNLKDHMPDDGLLVDFIPHIAVTPELQHKLLVDNPMRLYWPEHS
- a CDS encoding DUF1932 domain-containing protein encodes the protein MSVASNQWHVGLVGYGEVGRILAEDLRKDGVRVSAYDIKLGDNRAKPLQDHAAGIGVALASSHADLAAQADFIVSAVTASQAVPVAQACAPAVKKGAWFLDFNSASPGAKRRAAALIDGAGGRYVEGAVMTSVPPYRIKVPLLLGGSGARELAPLLVELGFDAKVASDQLGVASAVKMCRSIMIKGMEAMVIESFTTARAYGVEDAVLASLAETFPSINWEKQGAYFFQRVIEHGRRRAEEVREVAETVREIGLTPWSAQGTAERQAWVADLADEGLFGPKGAKEFARSPDWRTEADRILGKLKSKE
- the ligK gene encoding 4-carboxy-4-hydroxy-2-oxoadipate aldolase/oxaloacetate decarboxylase; translated protein: MSVPLNNLGVVKRNIVRADKAAVEKLSRFGVATIHEAMGRVGLMQPYMRPIYADAHTCGTAVTVLLHPGDNWMMHVVAEQLQPGDVVVAACSAENTDGFFGDLLATSFRARGAKGLIIDGGVRDVKDLTEMQFPVFSRAISAKGTVKATLGSVNIPVVCAGAQVNPGDVIVADPDGVVVVPAAIAQQAADAAEAREANEGDKRAKLAAGVLGLDMYNMREPLAKAGLRYID
- a CDS encoding amidohydrolase family protein; protein product: MIIDVHGHYTTAPKALEDWRNRQIAEINDPKAAPKASELRISDDELRESIVNNQLKKMQERGSDLTIFSPRASFMAHHIGDFNVSSTWAAICNELCARVARLFPDSFIGAAMLPQSPGVDPKTCIPEMEKCVRDYGFVGINLNPDPSGGHWTSPPLSDRHWYPIYEKMVELDIPAMIHVSTSCNSCFHTTGAHYLNADTTAFMQCLTSDLFRNFPTLKFLIPHGGGAVPYHWGRFRGLAQELKKPLLKEHLLKNIFFDTCVYHQPGIDLLTKVIPVDNILFASEMIGAVKGIDPETGFNYDDTKRYIEASTILSAQDKQKVYEGNARRVFPRLDAALKAKGK